The following nucleotide sequence is from Nitrospira sp..
CCATCCTTGTTCTTCCAGTACCAAATGTTGACCGGGCCGCCTTCGACCTGGAACATCGGCTGGCCATGGGCAAAGTGCGCCTTGGTGTCGCCGACCATGAATTCGAGGGCCGCTGCGTCATCGGGGTCTTCCGTGGGGTCTTGGTATTCCACCATGATCGCGACGTTGTTGCCGTCATGCAGCCCACGGACCTTGACCGACTTGGCCGTCACCTCAGTGATGCGGACCGGCCAATGGACTTGAGGGGACAGGGGGAATTCCGCCGCAGGCGCGGTTGCCCACGCCGCAGCCGTGGGGTCATCTGCCGGGAGGGTGCCCTTCACCAGCGCAGCCCGCACCGCCACACTCTGTTGGCTAAAGGCTGTCGGCAGCTCGACGGTCAGGCATAACCCGACCACGCTCACCGCCGCCACCCACCACTTTGTTCCTGGTCTCCTCACTCGTGCCATACGTTCCCCTTAATTGCTCGACAGTCTCGGATGGGAGGAATTACTCCGACTCGTCCCACGTGCGCGGCTTCTGGCCGGCCCCGTCGTATTCGCCCATGATGACCTTCCAGATGTCTTCATCGGACATCTCAAGTTCCCAACGCGGCATGGCCGACTTCCAGGGCATGCCTTCGACAGGCAACCCGATACCACCCTTCTTGATCCGCCAGAACAGATAACTTTCCTGCAACATGGCAATGGTGGTTGGGTCTTTGAAGTTCGCCGGAGGAGGCGTAAAGGCGGCAGCGGCAAATCCCTTTCCGTCGAAGTTCCCATGGCAGGGAGCGCAACGTGAGGCATAGAGCCCCTTGCCGTACATGATGTTCTCGGGGGTCTTCGGCACGGGATTCGAGAGGCCGGTGTATTCGCCGGGAGGCGCCGGGTGAATGGTGCGGTTTTCAGCCGGCGGCGCATCGCTGGAGGCGGTGCTGCCGTAGGTCTGCCAGCCGACCAACAGAGGAAAGAGGGCCAAGACGAGATAACGGGCGCCGCTCAGGGCCCCGCCGCCTTCCCCGGTCAGGAAACCCAGGATCGGTTGGAAGAAGGCATCCTTCGATTCTCCGCTCAACGTGGCGAAAATCACGATGCCCGATACCACCAACATCAGATAGAGGAAGATCAAGCTCGCCGGCAACGGCGCGCTATGGGGTAAGATCGGAACGATGAACTTCAGAAACAGATAAATGCAGACCGTGAGTATGATCGGTCTGACGAATACGCCTCCCATACCTTCCTCCTCTGCTACACCGACAATAACTTATCGCGCCTGTGCCACGGCAACGGTTCCGGCATCGGCTGCCTTCACGGGCGCCGGGGTGGCACGGGGAAGATCCAATTCCGACGGACTCACGCTGATCGGTTCGCCGCTCATCTGCTGCAAGAAGGCGATCACGGAGAGGATCTCATTCTTGGAGAGGCCGATCGGGTTTTTGTTGATATAGGGCATCCGCGCCGGATACTCCTTAGGAACCCCTTCATGACGATAGTCTAGGTACAGGTAGGCCTGCGGCTCGGTCAGGCTTTCGTATATGAACTCCTTGGAGAGCTTGGCGCCGATCCCCTTGAGATCCGGGCAACGTGCCGATTCGCTCGGCCCGATGGAGTGACAGAGCGCACATTGGCCCTTGCTGAAGAAGATTTTCTGCCCGATCGAGGCCATGTCGGTCGGTGTCTTGATGTCCGCGATGTTGATGCTTTCTTCCGCCGGCGGCAATGAGGCCATTTGCGGAACCGCCAAGGCAACCAGCGCGAAGAGACCAAGCACAATCGCGACAAAACCGATGACGCGTAGGAACTGTGCCTTGATGAACAGCAGGATCACCGTTCCCAGGCCGACCACGCAGAGACCGATTAGCTGCAGTTTGACAACTTCACTCATAAGTCCTCAATAAAGGCTATTGATCAGCAATGACTTCAGTGCACGGTGCACATACGCTTTCTTACGCCGGCCGCTTCGGTTCAGTGGCTTCGCTCGTCGCTGCATCCAGCGCCTGGGATCCGCCGGCCATCACAGGAATACCACCGGGTTCAGCCTGAGTCTTCGCGCCGGCTGCGGCCTTGGCCTTATCGCCCATTGTGGCCACCCAGAAGATGAACGCCACCAACAGACAGAAGAGGAACGTGTTGAGCGCCATCAGGGCAGCGGCATACCCAAGCGCCGGTGAAAACGCATATTGCGACGAATCGCGCATCACGCCATACACATGCCAGTGCACCCGCGAAGAAGAACGGGCATATCCCATCAAGGTCATCAGCAAGATGACCATGACCGCGTTCAAGACCAGCGAATACCCGGCTCGCGGCGGCATCCGTCCCCAGACCATTTCGGTCGTCGTTTTTGCGCTCTTCAACAACAG
It contains:
- a CDS encoding cytochrome c, whose protein sequence is MGGVFVRPIILTVCIYLFLKFIVPILPHSAPLPASLIFLYLMLVVSGIVIFATLSGESKDAFFQPILGFLTGEGGGALSGARYLVLALFPLLVGWQTYGSTASSDAPPAENRTIHPAPPGEYTGLSNPVPKTPENIMYGKGLYASRCAPCHGNFDGKGFAAAAFTPPPANFKDPTTIAMLQESYLFWRIKKGGIGLPVEGMPWKSAMPRWELEMSDEDIWKVIMGEYDGAGQKPRTWDESE
- a CDS encoding cytochrome c; its protein translation is MSEVVKLQLIGLCVVGLGTVILLFIKAQFLRVIGFVAIVLGLFALVALAVPQMASLPPAEESINIADIKTPTDMASIGQKIFFSKGQCALCHSIGPSESARCPDLKGIGAKLSKEFIYESLTEPQAYLYLDYRHEGVPKEYPARMPYINKNPIGLSKNEILSVIAFLQQMSGEPISVSPSELDLPRATPAPVKAADAGTVAVAQAR